AGGCCAACGCCGCGGGCGGAGTTCTGGGCAAGAAACTGGAGTTGGTGGTACGCGACGCCCAACTGAAGCCCGATATTGGCGCAAATATGGCCAGGGAGCTTATCCTCAGCGAAAAGTGCGACTTTCTCATTGGACCCACCAGCAGCGCGGTGGCTCTGGCCGTAACGAAGGTGGCAGGCGAGTTCAAGAAAATCGTGTACTTCCACACCTCAAATACCGAGGCGCTGACCACCACTGATTTTCAGCCCTACATGTTCCAGGTGGTCCCTAACACCGGGATTGAGGGTCGTGGAATGGCCCTATTTCTCTCCCAAAAGCCGTACAAGAAATATGGTCTTTGTGGTCCTGACTATGCGTACGGCCACGACAATCTAAGTGCCTTTAAGGCGGAAATGGCGAAGCTCAAACCCGATGCCGAGATCGTAGAGACGGTGTGGGTCAAGATCGGAGAATCAAACCTTTCCCCGTTTATTCCCACACTTATGGCCAAGAAGCCGGATGCGATCTATTCCGCCTTCTGGGGCGGCCAACTTAGCACGTTCGTAAAGCAGGGCAAGCCTTACGGAGTTTTCAAACAGGCCGCTTTCAGCTCTCTTTTTGACCTGGATTTCCTTAGAGCGGTCGGACAGGACCTGCCTGAAGATCTGACGGGTTATGCACGCTGTCCGTTTTATGCGGTCGATACGCCTCAGATGAAAGAATTCTCCAAGAAATACTTCGACAAATACAAGGAATGGCCCGCGGACTGGGCTCTCATGGCCTATGACGGCATGATTGCCTTGACCGAGGCTATAAAGAAAGCAAACAGTGCCGACTCCGAGCAGGTCGTAAAGGTCCTCGGGGGGCTCAAGTTCAAATCTTTGAGGGGCGAGCGTTACATTCGCGCTGAAGATCACATGGCCAATGTCGGCATTTACGTAGGCGTGACCACCAAGGATCCAAACTACAAAGAGTTCCTCATCATGAAGGATGTGAAGGAAGTACCGGCGGAAAAGGTCTGGCTGCCCGTGGAAGAGGTCAAGAAGCTCCAGGCCCAAAAGAAATAACGGGATTATGCCGTTGACAACGAGTCACCGGGACATACCGGTGTCATTGCGAGGAGTGAAACGACGAAGCAATCTCGTTTTCGGCGGGACGGGCATCTTGGTGGGACCGGCATCCTGCCGGTCATTCTTACAGACAGGCTGAAAACCTGTCCCACCTGACACATCTGCCATCACTGGAGATTGCTTCGGGCTTGCGCCCTCGCAATGACAGTTGCATTCTTTTCCAAGTGAATGATTCGGGGAAATAATAAGTTGTCACGGTTGGCTCCTGAAGCACAATGCTTCAGGGGCCAGCCTCCGCCTCGAATGTGTGTTCGCGTTTGTTCAACAACGATAGTGCTCAGGGAGGATTGCATGAACATCGGGACATTGACAACTCGCCACGCCCGCTACCGTCCCGACCATTTAGCCGTGGTGTTCGAGGAAAACAGGCTCACCTGGCGTGAGTTCAACGAGCGCGTCAACAGGCTGGCGAACGCCATTCTGAATTTGGGAATAGTGAAGGGAGACAAGGTCGCAACCATCTTGCCCAATTCCCTTGAACTCCTGGAAACCTATTGGGCCGTAGCTAAGATAGGGGCGGTCATGGTTCCGTTGAGCACTATGACCCGAGGCAAAGGCCTGATCACCATGCTCCAGGATTCGGATTCCGCGGTGGTCATCACCGATTCCTCGTTTCAGGAACATCTCGACGCCGTACGTCCCGATCTTTCGATCCATCGCGAGCGGTATCTGATGACCGACGGAGACAACTCCGGCGATTATCAGGATTATCACGCGTTGAAGGCCGCAGCGGCCGACAACGATCCCGAAGGTATCGAAGTCAATGACTCAGATCCTTACAATATCATGTACACGAGCGGTACAACGGGGCAGCCCAAAGGGATCGTTCACACACATTATATCAGGGCGATGTACGGCACGATTTTCGCGTCTTCATTTCGGTTTTCGCCGGAAAGCGTAGTATTGCATGCTGGAGCCTTGGTGTTCAACGGCGCGTTCGTTACCCTGATGCCTGCTTTTTTTGCAGGCGCGACGTATATTCTCGAACGCCAGTTCAACCCTCAGAAAATGATCGAGACTATTCAGCGGGAACGAGTCACGCATACCATCATGGTCCCCTCCCAGATCATTGCCATGCTTCATACACCGCACTTTTCCGCGGAAACCTTGCAGTCGCTGGAGATGCTGGGTTCGGTGGGAGCCCCGCTGCACAACGAATATAAGGACGAACTCAATCGCGTCCTGCCAGGCAGGCTCTATGAGCTTTACGGGCTGACGGAAGGCTTTGTGACCATCCTGGATAAGAATGACGCTGTTCGCAAATCCGCTTCAGTCGGATCGCCGCCTCAGTTTTTCGAAATGCGGATCGTCAACGAGCAGCGCCAAGACGCGGCCCCGGGAGAAGTGGGTGAGATCGTGGGTCGCGGCCCCATACTCATGGCGGGATACTACAAACGGCCGGATCTGACAGCCCAGGCTGTGATTGACGGTTGGTTGTACAGCGGCGACATGGGATACGTCGATGAAGACGGCTTTCTGTACCTCGTGGATCGTAAGAAGGATCTCATTATTTCCGGCGGAATCAACGTTTATCCGCGAGATATCGAGGAAATAGCCGTGCAGCATCCCGCGGTTTCGGAAGTGGCTGTTTTTGGCGTTCCGCACGACAAGTGGGGGGAGACCCCGATGGCTGCCGTGGTGTTAAGCCACCCGGGGGCTGCAACGACGGACGAGCTGCGTGATTGGATCAATGAACGAATAGAAGCGCGCTTTCAAAAGGTATCATCGGTAGTAGTGATGGATGATTTTCCTCGCAGCGTTGCGGGAAAAACCCTGAAGCGAGTCCTTCGAGAACCGTACTGGTCCGGACGAGACACGAGGATATGATTTCACCATAAAGACGCATGGACCAGCGTGCGCAGGTCCGTGCCGAATGGGACCGGAATCCGTCTTACTTTTTTGAAGGGGACCGGCCGTCACCCATCAAACCATCCTTTGCGGGCGGGAAAACCATGACCATTGAATACTTCATATTCATGCTGATCAACGGCCTTAGCCAGGGGATGCTCCTGTTCATCATCGCGTCCGGGCTTTCTCTGGTATTCGGGGTTCTCAGGGTGATCAATTTTGCTCACGGGTCCCTTTATATGATCGGGGCATTCGTCGCGTTTTCATTATCCACTCTTATGGCCGGTGGGACCCTGTACAGCTTTCTGGTGTTGCTGTTGGTCGTTCCTCCTATCCTCGGTGTAATAGGCCTGCTACTGGAGGTCTCCCTTTTCCGCCGGGTATACGGCCAGGAACATCTCTTGCAGTTATTGCTCACTTACGCCTTGGTCCTGATCCTGGACGACCTGGTGCGAGTGGTGTGGGGCGGAGACCCGAGGAATGTTGCGCGGCCTGAGATACTCGCGGGCTCGGTGGATGTTCTCGGATTGGCCCTGCCCACTTACAACGTATTCATACTGGCGGTGGGGCCGATAATAGCTTTTGGATTGTGGTTCCTCCTATACCGGACGCGGACCGGCAACGTGATTCGGGCGGCGGTTTCTTACCCGGACACTTTGGGCGCATTAGGGGTCAACGTTTCATGGGTCATGACCTCGACCTTCATGCTGGGGTGCTGGTTGGCTGGGCTTGGCGGGGTCCTGACCGCAGCCCTCGCCAATATTGACCTTGGCATCGGAATGGAGAAGATCATCGAGTGCTTCGCCGTAGTGGTCATTGGAGGTCTGGGAAGCGTGGGTGGCGCATTGTTGGGCTCTCTCATCATAGGCACGGGAATTACTTTCTTCCAGCTTCCGTTCGGGCGGTGGGCTCTGGTGTTTCCGTATGCCCTCATGGCCCTGGTACTCATCTGGAGGCCTTGGGGCCTGTTTGGAAAACCGGAACGATAGCAGACAGGGGGAGAATCCATCGATGGACAAGTCACCATCAAACAACAATATTAGCTGGATCGCCGGTGTGGTCGTGGCGGTGGCTCTTTTCGTCCTCCCGTTGGTATTGGCCCGGTTCGGCAAGACGGGCGAATACTGGATCTGGGTCACAACTGAAATGATTATTATGGCCCTATTTGCCATGAGCCTGAACCTGATCCTGGGCTTCGGCGGAATGGTGAGCTTTGGCCATGCGGCTTTTTTCGGAGTAGGCGCGTACACGGTTGCGTTGCTAATGAAAAAGGCGGGGTGGCCGCTTTATTTGGCCCTTCCGGCCGCGCCCGTAGTGGCTGCCATAACCGCGGCGATTATCGGCTGGTTCTGTGTGAGGCTCCTGGGGCTGTACTTTTCCATCCTGACGCTCGCATTCAGTCAGCTTCTGTACATGATAGTCTTCCAATGGTACACCTTCACCGGCGGGGATGACGGGATCCACGGAATCCCCAGGCCGGAGTCCCTTGGAGCAATAAATTACTATTGGCTCTGCGTGGTCCTTTTCCTCATCTGTTTCCTGGTCATGCGAATGATAGTCAATTCTTCTTTCGGTCTGAGTATCCGAACAATAAGAGAGAACCTGGAACGGGCGAAATTCATAGGCATCAATGTGCGACGCTATCAGTTGATCAATTTTATTATTGCAGGTGCGTTCGCAGGATTGGCCGGCGGCTTGTTGACCGAGCTGAATCGCTTCGCTCAAACGGAGTTTCTCCACTGGAGCAAGTCCGCGGAGCCCATTTTGGCGAGCCTAGTGGGAGGAATGTATTCGCTTGTAGGGCCCGCGATCGGTTCGGCTGTCCTGATGTTCCTCAAAATCATTCTTCAGCAGTTGCACAGGAGTATGGTGGAGATGTGGGCCATTGTCCTGGGCTTAATCCTACTGGTGGTAGTCCTTTTTGCGCCGGGCGGTCTGGTAGGCCTGTACGACAGGTTTTTCGGCAAGTCGGAATCGTGAACTGACTGCGATTACCGACGATTTTTCAAGAAGTGGCCGGGTGCGACCAAGTCGAGACAAATCCACGGGCGGTGAAGGCTAAAATGACCGATCACATTCTGCGAATTGAAAAGCTGTCGAAGTCGTTCGAGGGCAACCAAATTTTCAACGACGTGAATTTCGGCGTCTCCCCGGGCGAATTGAGTGCCATTATCGGCCCCAACGGCGC
This region of Desulfomonile tiedjei genomic DNA includes:
- a CDS encoding ABC transporter substrate-binding protein, with product MRIKGTGIAALFLSMLLIGGLVAASAATAADTIRLGFVADVSGIGATFYKSQKAALDMFIEEANAAGGVLGKKLELVVRDAQLKPDIGANMARELILSEKCDFLIGPTSSAVALAVTKVAGEFKKIVYFHTSNTEALTTTDFQPYMFQVVPNTGIEGRGMALFLSQKPYKKYGLCGPDYAYGHDNLSAFKAEMAKLKPDAEIVETVWVKIGESNLSPFIPTLMAKKPDAIYSAFWGGQLSTFVKQGKPYGVFKQAAFSSLFDLDFLRAVGQDLPEDLTGYARCPFYAVDTPQMKEFSKKYFDKYKEWPADWALMAYDGMIALTEAIKKANSADSEQVVKVLGGLKFKSLRGERYIRAEDHMANVGIYVGVTTKDPNYKEFLIMKDVKEVPAEKVWLPVEEVKKLQAQKK
- a CDS encoding AMP-binding protein translates to MNIGTLTTRHARYRPDHLAVVFEENRLTWREFNERVNRLANAILNLGIVKGDKVATILPNSLELLETYWAVAKIGAVMVPLSTMTRGKGLITMLQDSDSAVVITDSSFQEHLDAVRPDLSIHRERYLMTDGDNSGDYQDYHALKAAAADNDPEGIEVNDSDPYNIMYTSGTTGQPKGIVHTHYIRAMYGTIFASSFRFSPESVVLHAGALVFNGAFVTLMPAFFAGATYILERQFNPQKMIETIQRERVTHTIMVPSQIIAMLHTPHFSAETLQSLEMLGSVGAPLHNEYKDELNRVLPGRLYELYGLTEGFVTILDKNDAVRKSASVGSPPQFFEMRIVNEQRQDAAPGEVGEIVGRGPILMAGYYKRPDLTAQAVIDGWLYSGDMGYVDEDGFLYLVDRKKDLIISGGINVYPRDIEEIAVQHPAVSEVAVFGVPHDKWGETPMAAVVLSHPGAATTDELRDWINERIEARFQKVSSVVVMDDFPRSVAGKTLKRVLREPYWSGRDTRI
- a CDS encoding branched-chain amino acid ABC transporter permease, whose amino-acid sequence is MTIEYFIFMLINGLSQGMLLFIIASGLSLVFGVLRVINFAHGSLYMIGAFVAFSLSTLMAGGTLYSFLVLLLVVPPILGVIGLLLEVSLFRRVYGQEHLLQLLLTYALVLILDDLVRVVWGGDPRNVARPEILAGSVDVLGLALPTYNVFILAVGPIIAFGLWFLLYRTRTGNVIRAAVSYPDTLGALGVNVSWVMTSTFMLGCWLAGLGGVLTAALANIDLGIGMEKIIECFAVVVIGGLGSVGGALLGSLIIGTGITFFQLPFGRWALVFPYALMALVLIWRPWGLFGKPER
- a CDS encoding branched-chain amino acid ABC transporter permease; translation: MDKSPSNNNISWIAGVVVAVALFVLPLVLARFGKTGEYWIWVTTEMIIMALFAMSLNLILGFGGMVSFGHAAFFGVGAYTVALLMKKAGWPLYLALPAAPVVAAITAAIIGWFCVRLLGLYFSILTLAFSQLLYMIVFQWYTFTGGDDGIHGIPRPESLGAINYYWLCVVLFLICFLVMRMIVNSSFGLSIRTIRENLERAKFIGINVRRYQLINFIIAGAFAGLAGGLLTELNRFAQTEFLHWSKSAEPILASLVGGMYSLVGPAIGSAVLMFLKIILQQLHRSMVEMWAIVLGLILLVVVLFAPGGLVGLYDRFFGKSES